Within Clostridia bacterium, the genomic segment CTCCGCAGCGTGTGCACTTGGATTGGTCGATGACTGCCACGTTTCCGTCCATGGAGATGGCCTTTTCCGGGCAGTTCTTCACGCATATGCCGCATGCGATGCATCCTGCCGAGCATACCTTCTTCACATCAGGGCCGCGGTCGTGGGATCTGCACACTACATTCACCGACTGCGACTTGGTTCGAAGCTGGATCAAGCTGCGAGGGCAGGCTGCGACGCACTTGCCGCAGCCGGTGCATGCCTCATCCAGCACCCGGGGCAGCCCGTCGGCGCCCATGTACATCGCGTCGAACGGACACGCAGACACGCATGAGCCAAGGCCCAAGCAGCCGTAGGTGCATCCCTTGACCCCGCCGCCTGAGAGCATGGCTGCCCGGCAATCGTGGATTCCAGCGTATTCTGCAACATTCGGCGAAGCCTCGTGGCTTCCGAGGCAGAGCACCCTGGCGTACTTTGGCTCCATCTCGCCGGACGCCTCTACACCCATGATCTTCGCAACCTGCCTGGCTACTGCCGCTTTCCCAACGGGGCACTTGTCTACAGGCGCCTTTCCCTCGGCGATTGCCGCAGCCAACCCAGCAC encodes:
- a CDS encoding RnfABCDGE type electron transport complex subunit B; this encodes MNGLNALVSMGAMGLAFGLSLGVASKKFAVNSDPRADAILAVLPAANCGGCGYPGCAGLAAAIAEGKAPVDKCPVGKAAVARQVAKIMGVEASGEMEPKYARVLCLGSHEASPNVAEYAGIHDCRAAMLSGGGVKGCTYGCLGLGSCVSACPFDAMYMGADGLPRVLDEACTGCGKCVAACPRSLIQLRTKSQSVNVVCRSHDRGPDVKKVCSAGCIACGICVKNCPEKAISMDGNVAVIDQSKCTRCGVCMEKCPVKCIRNMPDGVRAECPKADKVEATA